One genomic segment of Actinoplanes ianthinogenes includes these proteins:
- a CDS encoding WD40 repeat domain-containing protein codes for MTTKRVRRVLAALIGLLTLSVATPAHAAPQPGLAGSDPARRAVPGVDGLIALRPDGKVFATVSDDAVRLWTTATGRRAGAPLAEGAGPIYSIAFSSDGKLLAVAGDRGVSLWDPATGKPSGPPLTGHAGPVRSVVFSSAGPLMATAGDDGTVRLWNSRTGILVRTLNGHAGALQSVVFSRDGSRLATAEAGDTVRLWQTGTGRPIGEPLTVSPGPVYAMSFSPDGHLFAASGGGNAVRLWNPATGAPAGEPLVAGSGPVYTLTFSLGRKLLATSSGGDNTVHLWNTVTRRPVGAPLAGHTGPVRAMRFSKNGKLLATGSDDGTVRLWDPATGSLEGAPLTGHAGRVWAVRITPNGKRVISAGADGKVRLWRVPKRNPA; via the coding sequence GTGACTACCAAGAGAGTTCGTAGAGTCCTGGCGGCCTTGATCGGGCTGCTCACCCTGTCCGTCGCCACCCCCGCGCACGCCGCCCCCCAACCGGGGCTCGCGGGTTCCGACCCTGCCCGGCGGGCGGTGCCGGGGGTGGACGGACTCATCGCCCTCCGTCCGGACGGGAAAGTCTTCGCCACCGTGAGTGACGACGCGGTGCGTCTGTGGACCACCGCGACGGGTCGGCGTGCCGGAGCGCCGCTCGCCGAGGGCGCCGGGCCGATCTACTCGATCGCGTTCAGCTCGGACGGCAAACTGCTGGCGGTCGCCGGTGACCGTGGGGTGTCGCTGTGGGATCCGGCCACCGGGAAGCCGTCCGGGCCGCCGCTGACCGGCCATGCCGGGCCGGTGCGCTCGGTGGTCTTCAGCTCCGCGGGGCCGCTGATGGCCACGGCGGGCGACGACGGCACGGTCCGCCTGTGGAATTCCAGGACCGGGATTCTGGTACGCACATTGAACGGTCACGCCGGCGCCTTGCAGTCGGTCGTCTTCAGCCGGGACGGGAGCCGCCTGGCCACCGCCGAAGCCGGCGACACCGTGCGACTGTGGCAGACCGGCACCGGCCGGCCCATCGGTGAGCCGCTTACCGTGAGCCCCGGCCCGGTGTACGCGATGAGCTTCAGCCCCGACGGGCACCTCTTCGCCGCCTCCGGTGGTGGCAACGCCGTCCGGCTGTGGAACCCGGCCACCGGCGCACCCGCGGGCGAGCCCCTCGTCGCCGGCTCCGGGCCGGTCTACACGCTCACCTTCAGCCTCGGCCGCAAGCTCCTGGCCACCTCGTCCGGCGGCGACAACACGGTGCATCTGTGGAACACGGTGACCCGCCGGCCGGTCGGCGCGCCACTCGCCGGTCACACCGGACCGGTGCGCGCCATGCGGTTCAGCAAGAACGGAAAGCTGCTGGCCACCGGCAGCGACGACGGAACCGTGCGGCTGTGGGACCCGGCCACCGGGAGCCTCGAAGGCGCACCGCTGACCGGGCACGCCGGCCGGGTCTGGGCGGTCCGGATCACCCCGAACGGCAAACGGGTGATCTCCGCGGG
- a CDS encoding Ig-like domain-containing protein yields MIALRAAASAVIAAALLFAAPGPAAAGDTTPPVVSQTGLTEGQLIGPHTLFRPVVSDDVEVMRLDILVNGIYRNSFGRYQGEFVAAAYLADIPDDTDVDVTVRVEDRAHNTGARTTRVHVDKTAPTAILSLADNAYVGGVTTLTPDQVSADTARIVVTSLDGQEISQATAAPWNLRWDTTTPGQTGAVRVTVEDHAGNTTVYNRLFQIDNTAPTASITSSQRPHIVGRGKQILIGSVTDPAGVDRIEWWVDGALRGTGSHLEYDFGDVQRSTTVELRAWDRAGNQTVTTYPVTVDATPPRLVSISPEPNALVRGSGVLSTVRFDDQSDIAWVLAQGQQQAMAGSDAPYTVPFSLGSDGIQRLGWQVADTSGNWTTVYQTVIVDNTRPKLTVTRAPKNRAKVKGTVKVHASATDRNGISRVELLINGRVVARDRTASYSFAVDTKKYGKTIHVRLRAYDRAGNVTDTVTRTWRR; encoded by the coding sequence TTGATCGCGTTACGTGCCGCTGCCTCCGCGGTGATCGCCGCCGCTCTTCTCTTCGCGGCGCCGGGTCCGGCCGCTGCCGGCGACACCACACCGCCGGTGGTCTCGCAGACCGGCCTGACCGAGGGTCAGCTGATCGGTCCGCACACCCTCTTCCGGCCCGTCGTGAGTGACGACGTCGAGGTCATGCGGCTCGACATCCTGGTCAACGGGATCTATCGCAACAGCTTCGGCCGCTACCAGGGGGAGTTCGTCGCCGCGGCGTACCTGGCTGACATTCCGGACGACACCGATGTGGACGTCACCGTCCGCGTCGAGGACCGCGCCCACAACACCGGTGCGCGCACCACCCGCGTGCACGTCGACAAGACCGCTCCGACGGCGATCCTCTCGCTCGCGGACAACGCGTACGTCGGCGGTGTCACCACCCTGACCCCGGACCAGGTGTCGGCGGACACCGCCCGCATCGTGGTGACCTCACTCGACGGCCAGGAGATCAGCCAGGCCACCGCGGCTCCCTGGAACCTGCGGTGGGACACCACCACGCCCGGTCAGACCGGCGCGGTACGGGTGACGGTCGAGGACCACGCCGGGAACACCACCGTCTACAACCGCCTATTTCAGATCGACAACACCGCCCCGACCGCGTCGATCACCTCCTCGCAGCGGCCCCACATCGTCGGACGCGGTAAGCAGATCCTGATCGGATCGGTGACCGATCCGGCCGGCGTCGACCGGATCGAGTGGTGGGTCGACGGCGCGCTCCGCGGGACCGGCAGCCACTTGGAGTACGACTTTGGCGACGTCCAGCGGTCCACCACTGTCGAGCTCCGCGCCTGGGACCGGGCCGGTAACCAGACCGTCACGACATACCCGGTCACGGTCGACGCCACGCCGCCGCGCCTGGTCTCCATCAGCCCCGAGCCCAACGCGCTGGTGCGTGGCTCCGGCGTCCTGTCGACGGTCCGGTTCGACGACCAGTCCGACATCGCCTGGGTGCTGGCCCAGGGTCAGCAGCAAGCCATGGCCGGCTCCGACGCGCCGTACACCGTGCCGTTCTCCCTCGGCAGCGACGGCATCCAGCGCCTGGGCTGGCAGGTCGCCGACACCTCGGGCAACTGGACCACCGTCTACCAGACCGTCATCGTCGACAACACCCGGCCGAAGCTCACCGTCACCCGGGCGCCGAAGAACAGGGCGAAGGTCAAGGGCACGGTCAAGGTCCACGCCTCGGCGACCGATCGCAACGGCATCAGCCGGGTGGAGCTGCTGATCAACGGCAGGGTGGTCGCGCGGGACCGCACCGCGAGCTACAGCTTCGCCGTCGACACCAAGAAATACGGCAAGACGATTCACGTACGCCTGCGAGCCTACGACCGCGCCGGCAACGTGACGGACACCGTCACCCGTACCTGGCGCCGATAG
- a CDS encoding fasciclin domain-containing protein, with protein sequence MRATKFTALAAATVFAISLAACGSDTDESSSGGATAAAPTMTSAAPSMAPSMSTDMVSFGPGCAAVPTDPANAGSFEAMGKVPVATAASGNPLLSTLVTAVKKAGLVDSLNSADGITVFAPTNDAFAKIPKATLDKVLADKKTLTSILTYHVVPGKLTPQDLAGTHKTLQGQDLTVTGSGEDFKVGADSASVVCGNVQTANANVYIIDSVLMPKS encoded by the coding sequence ATGCGTGCAACGAAGTTCACCGCCCTGGCCGCGGCGACCGTTTTCGCGATCTCCCTGGCGGCCTGCGGCAGTGACACCGACGAGAGCAGCAGTGGCGGGGCGACGGCCGCGGCGCCGACGATGACCTCGGCGGCGCCCAGCATGGCCCCGAGCATGAGCACCGACATGGTGAGCTTCGGCCCGGGGTGTGCGGCGGTGCCGACCGACCCGGCGAACGCGGGCAGTTTCGAGGCGATGGGCAAGGTGCCGGTGGCCACCGCCGCCTCCGGCAACCCGCTGCTGTCCACGCTGGTCACCGCGGTCAAGAAGGCCGGCCTGGTCGACTCGCTCAACTCCGCGGACGGGATCACCGTATTCGCGCCGACCAACGACGCGTTCGCGAAGATCCCGAAGGCCACCCTCGACAAGGTCCTCGCCGACAAGAAGACGCTGACCAGCATCCTGACCTACCACGTGGTGCCCGGGAAGCTGACCCCGCAGGACCTGGCCGGCACGCACAAGACGCTGCAGGGCCAGGACCTGACGGTGACCGGCAGCGGCGAGGACTTCAAGGTCGGCGCGGACAGCGCGTCGGTGGTGTGCGGGAACGTGCAGACCGCGAACGCGAACGTGTACATCATCGATTCCGTCCTGATGCCGAAGAGCTGA
- a CDS encoding molybdopterin-dependent oxidoreductase, which translates to MSRLRGAICGIAAAASGIAAAELLAAAVRPGAGPLVAVGGAVIDATPTPIKELAVRELGTHDKPVLLGVIGLVLILLAATTGIAATKWRAAIPVGTGVLGVAGAAAALSRPAGTVLDTVPAGFGATVAGLALWWLLRDRRGAADVRENGVDRRLVLRLSLLAAGAAVVEATGLAVSGQRESAAGKSREAIRLPGAADPAKPLPPGIAADFTTPATKFYRVDTALTVPRVDPSTWRLKIHGMVDRQIELSLADLLRRPLIERDITLNCVSNEVGGPYIGTARWLGVPLAALLEEAGVRSGADQIVARSVEGMTIGTPVATALDGRDTMLAVGMNGEPLPLEHGFPVRMLTPGLYGYAGACKWVTELELTTFDRFDAYWVERGWGQQGTVKTASRIDKPKPFARVEAGTVTVAGVAWAQRRGIAAVEISVDGGPWAKAELLPTASVDTWTQWRFSWKATAGPHSLAVRATDRSGAVQPETRATPFPDGATGWHTISVTVG; encoded by the coding sequence ATGAGCCGGCTGCGTGGGGCCATCTGCGGGATCGCCGCGGCGGCCTCCGGGATCGCGGCCGCGGAACTGCTCGCGGCCGCGGTCCGGCCCGGTGCGGGGCCGCTGGTCGCGGTGGGTGGCGCGGTGATCGATGCCACCCCCACCCCGATCAAAGAACTCGCCGTACGGGAGCTGGGCACCCACGACAAGCCCGTGCTGCTCGGCGTGATCGGCCTCGTCCTGATCCTGCTGGCCGCGACCACCGGGATCGCGGCGACGAAGTGGCGGGCCGCGATCCCGGTGGGCACCGGTGTGCTCGGTGTGGCGGGGGCGGCCGCCGCACTGTCCCGACCGGCCGGGACCGTGCTGGACACGGTCCCGGCCGGGTTCGGGGCGACTGTGGCCGGGCTGGCGCTGTGGTGGCTGCTGCGCGATCGGCGGGGTGCCGCGGACGTACGGGAAAATGGGGTTGATCGTCGGTTGGTTCTTCGCCTGTCGTTGCTGGCGGCCGGCGCCGCCGTGGTGGAGGCGACCGGTCTGGCCGTTTCCGGTCAGCGCGAAAGTGCGGCCGGCAAGTCCCGGGAGGCGATCCGGCTTCCCGGGGCCGCCGATCCGGCGAAACCGCTGCCCCCTGGGATCGCGGCGGACTTCACCACCCCGGCCACGAAGTTCTACCGCGTCGACACCGCCCTGACCGTGCCTCGCGTCGATCCGTCGACGTGGCGGCTGAAGATCCACGGGATGGTCGACCGGCAGATCGAGTTGTCGCTCGCGGATCTGCTGCGCCGGCCGCTGATCGAACGCGACATCACCCTCAACTGCGTGTCCAACGAGGTCGGAGGCCCCTACATCGGCACCGCGCGGTGGCTCGGCGTGCCCCTCGCCGCGCTGCTCGAGGAGGCCGGCGTGCGGAGCGGTGCGGACCAGATCGTGGCCCGCTCGGTCGAGGGCATGACGATCGGCACGCCCGTGGCGACCGCGCTCGACGGCCGCGACACGATGCTCGCCGTCGGGATGAACGGTGAACCGTTGCCGCTCGAGCACGGTTTCCCGGTGCGGATGCTGACCCCTGGCCTGTACGGGTACGCGGGTGCCTGCAAGTGGGTGACCGAGCTGGAGCTGACCACTTTTGATCGGTTCGACGCGTACTGGGTCGAACGCGGCTGGGGGCAGCAGGGAACGGTGAAGACCGCGTCGCGGATCGACAAGCCCAAACCGTTCGCCCGCGTCGAAGCGGGCACGGTGACCGTGGCCGGTGTCGCGTGGGCCCAGCGGCGCGGGATCGCGGCCGTCGAGATCAGCGTCGACGGCGGGCCATGGGCGAAGGCGGAACTGCTGCCCACCGCCTCGGTCGACACGTGGACGCAGTGGCGGTTCAGCTGGAAGGCGACCGCCGGGCCGCACTCGCTGGCGGTGCGCGCCACCGACAGGAGCGGCGCGGTGCAGCCGGAGACCCGGGCTACCCCGTTCCCGGACGGGGCGACCGGCTGGCACACGATCAGCGTCACCGTGGGCTGA
- a CDS encoding RNA polymerase sigma factor, which translates to MKHPPADVEAAFRELFEAAYDDLLCFVERRTHLAVADDVVAEVFLTAWRRFDDVPASLSDARAWLFTAAYNVLRNRQRSDQRQQSLALRILREPGAPGHAEDDAVVARVDLARAWNRLPLKDQEALTLTVFEGLTGAQAATLLNISRPAFSLRLIRARRRLRHLLRPHLDVSMPAPAPAAGATP; encoded by the coding sequence ATGAAGCATCCACCCGCGGACGTCGAGGCCGCCTTCCGGGAGTTGTTCGAGGCGGCGTACGACGATCTGCTCTGCTTCGTCGAGCGCCGTACCCACCTGGCTGTCGCCGACGACGTGGTGGCCGAGGTGTTCCTGACCGCGTGGCGCCGTTTCGACGACGTGCCCGCCTCGTTGAGCGACGCCCGTGCCTGGCTGTTCACCGCCGCGTACAACGTCCTGCGCAACCGGCAGCGCAGTGATCAACGGCAGCAGAGCCTCGCCCTGCGGATCCTGCGCGAGCCGGGCGCACCCGGGCACGCTGAGGACGACGCCGTGGTCGCCCGCGTCGATCTGGCCCGGGCCTGGAACCGGCTGCCGCTCAAGGACCAGGAGGCGCTCACGCTCACCGTCTTCGAGGGCCTCACCGGTGCTCAGGCCGCCACGCTGCTGAACATCTCCCGTCCCGCGTTCAGCCTGCGGCTGATCCGCGCCCGCCGGCGTCTGCGCCATCTGCTCCGCCCGCACCTCGACGTCTCGATGCCCGCACCCGCCCCGGCAGCAGGAGCCACCCCATGA
- a CDS encoding acyltransferase family protein, giving the protein MTARSSERLYALDGMRLLCALAVAGYHFGDSWRLDGVHRPIHHLPDAAPVLIYGFLGVESFFLISGFVILMSGWGRTLRGFAASRAARLYPAFWACVLITTAVSALLPIEGGLPFGGPPDSTDVLVNLTMLAEPLNTPMVDTVYWTLWCELRFYLIVAFLVAAGLTDRRVKGFATGWLLAAIVLPYFPGAALTQVVMPDFAPYFIAGMTMFLLRRNPRDLWSWVLLAACWLLSQERVHTRALSLDPGFRVPAWPAHVIITVVFLLLLVIALGATDRLRLGWLATAGALTYPFYLLHQRAGYSLIRTVATATGADAAFVIAGTVLVLLGVAWAVHRVVERPLAPVLRRFLSRPPKEHVAAPPRPNMSRI; this is encoded by the coding sequence ATGACCGCAAGAAGCAGTGAACGGCTGTACGCGCTGGATGGAATGCGCCTGCTGTGCGCGCTGGCCGTGGCGGGCTACCACTTCGGCGACTCGTGGCGGCTGGACGGCGTCCACCGCCCGATCCATCACCTCCCGGACGCGGCGCCGGTCCTGATCTACGGCTTCCTGGGCGTGGAGTCGTTCTTCCTGATCAGCGGCTTCGTGATCCTGATGAGCGGCTGGGGGCGAACCCTGCGCGGGTTCGCCGCCTCCCGCGCCGCCCGCCTCTACCCGGCCTTCTGGGCGTGCGTGCTGATCACGACGGCGGTGAGCGCTCTGCTGCCGATCGAGGGCGGGCTGCCCTTCGGCGGGCCGCCCGACTCCACCGACGTGCTGGTCAACCTCACCATGCTCGCGGAGCCGTTGAACACGCCGATGGTCGACACCGTGTACTGGACGCTCTGGTGCGAGCTGCGCTTCTATCTGATCGTCGCGTTCCTCGTCGCCGCCGGCCTCACCGACCGGCGGGTGAAGGGCTTCGCCACCGGCTGGCTGCTGGCCGCGATCGTGCTGCCCTACTTCCCCGGCGCCGCACTGACCCAGGTGGTCATGCCGGACTTCGCGCCGTACTTCATCGCCGGGATGACGATGTTCCTGCTCCGCCGGAACCCCCGTGACCTGTGGTCCTGGGTGCTGCTGGCCGCCTGCTGGCTGCTGAGCCAGGAACGGGTGCACACCCGCGCGCTGAGCCTCGACCCCGGTTTCCGGGTGCCCGCCTGGCCGGCCCATGTCATCATCACCGTCGTCTTCTTGCTGCTGCTCGTCATCGCGCTCGGCGCCACCGACCGGTTGCGGCTGGGCTGGCTGGCGACGGCCGGCGCGCTGACCTACCCGTTCTACCTGCTCCACCAGCGTGCCGGTTACAGCCTGATCCGCACCGTCGCGACCGCAACCGGCGCGGATGCCGCCTTCGTCATAGCCGGGACCGTGCTGGTGCTGCTGGGTGTGGCATGGGCGGTGCACCGTGTCGTCGAGCGGCCACTGGCTCCGGTGCTCAGAAGATTTCTGAGCCGGCCGCCGAAAGAACATGTAGCAGCGCCGCCGCGGCCGAACATGAGCAGGATATGA
- a CDS encoding SDR family NAD(P)-dependent oxidoreductase, translated as MDLQLAGKRALVTGGSRGIGLRIARSLLAEGADVAIAARDGERLAKAAAELAAAGHPGRIVTAQLDTGDDASVRAGVQRVREQLGGIDILVNNAAVPGGGQGGPITPSQTTDQQFVDAVNVKVLGYLRTARAVAPDLIAQGWGRIINISGLAARLSGDFVATARNIGVVALTKNLADELGRHGINVTVVHPGATVTERTPALIAAAAEQWGVTVEEAERRRAERTAIGREVTAEEVADVVTFLASPRSVAITGDAVTVGGGLIGPIHY; from the coding sequence ATGGATCTGCAACTGGCCGGCAAGAGGGCCCTGGTGACCGGGGGCAGCCGCGGGATCGGACTGCGCATCGCGCGGTCGCTGCTCGCCGAGGGCGCCGACGTGGCGATCGCCGCGCGCGACGGTGAACGGCTGGCCAAGGCCGCCGCCGAGCTGGCGGCTGCGGGCCATCCGGGGCGGATCGTCACCGCGCAGCTCGACACCGGCGACGACGCGTCCGTGCGGGCCGGCGTGCAGCGGGTCCGCGAGCAACTCGGCGGCATCGACATCCTGGTCAACAACGCGGCGGTGCCCGGCGGCGGCCAGGGTGGCCCGATCACGCCGTCGCAGACCACCGACCAGCAGTTCGTCGACGCGGTCAACGTCAAGGTGCTGGGCTATCTGCGCACCGCCCGGGCGGTGGCGCCCGACCTGATCGCCCAGGGCTGGGGACGGATCATCAACATCTCCGGCCTGGCCGCCCGGCTCAGCGGCGACTTCGTCGCGACCGCCCGCAACATCGGCGTGGTCGCGCTCACCAAGAACCTCGCCGACGAGCTCGGCCGGCACGGCATCAACGTGACGGTCGTGCACCCGGGCGCCACGGTCACCGAGCGCACTCCGGCGCTGATCGCGGCGGCCGCCGAGCAGTGGGGCGTCACCGTCGAGGAGGCCGAGCGGCGCCGGGCCGAGCGGACGGCGATCGGCCGCGAGGTGACCGCGGAGGAGGTCGCCGACGTGGTGACGTTCCTCGCCTCGCCGCGCAGCGTCGCCATCACCGGCGACGCCGTCACGGTCGGCGGCGGCCTGATCGGCCCCATCCACTACTGA
- a CDS encoding response regulator — translation MESPAVDVATIRIVLADDEPLVRAGIAMLLSVQPDMEVVGEAADGLEAVALARELQPDIVIMDLQMPNLDGVGATHRLTADDFAADQKHTVKVLVLTTFSNDEQVYAALRAGASGFLLKSGVPTDLASAVREIHAGNAYLHPAVTRSVIADLTHRPGPSPRTPGLLDRLTPREREILQLMAHGLPNREIAERLFLAEATVKTHVCRVIMKLGVDDRTQAVVLAYRNQLVELP, via the coding sequence ATGGAAAGCCCCGCCGTGGACGTCGCGACCATCCGCATCGTGCTCGCCGATGACGAGCCGCTCGTCCGAGCCGGTATCGCGATGTTGCTGTCGGTGCAGCCAGACATGGAAGTGGTGGGTGAGGCCGCCGACGGCCTGGAGGCGGTAGCGCTTGCCCGGGAACTCCAGCCGGACATCGTGATCATGGATCTGCAAATGCCGAATCTGGACGGGGTCGGTGCCACGCACCGGCTTACCGCGGACGACTTCGCGGCCGACCAGAAGCACACCGTCAAGGTTCTCGTGTTGACTACGTTCAGCAACGACGAACAGGTGTACGCGGCACTACGAGCGGGTGCGTCGGGGTTCCTGCTCAAGAGCGGCGTTCCCACCGACCTGGCCAGTGCGGTACGGGAGATCCACGCCGGGAACGCATACCTCCATCCCGCGGTGACCCGTAGCGTGATAGCCGACCTGACCCATCGCCCGGGCCCGTCGCCGCGGACACCGGGTTTGCTGGACCGGCTCACCCCACGGGAACGCGAGATCCTCCAGCTGATGGCGCACGGCCTGCCCAACCGGGAGATCGCCGAGCGGCTTTTCCTGGCCGAGGCAACGGTCAAGACCCACGTCTGCCGAGTGATCATGAAACTGGGTGTCGACGACCGTACTCAGGCCGTCGTGCTGGCGTACCGGAACCAATTGGTCGAGCTTCCTTGA
- a CDS encoding sensor histidine kinase — protein sequence MNAMITTSAAVTARRVWYRKRRRADVERDLRRREAELRGFITMTGHDLRSPLTTIATHLQVLREDRGRTLGADVERDLAAMERAARRIDRLVEEMLGHARAVGSALRLGPVALDDLVAGVVAERVTVDDGTRVATGGPLPTVTADPMLLRHVIDNLVGNAIKYTPPGTRADVLVSARELAGRGMRIEVADRGIGIPADERSRVFDEFHRCANSGDFTGTGLGLAICRRIVERHGGRIGVEDNPGGGSRFWFTLP from the coding sequence ATGAACGCCATGATCACCACCTCAGCGGCTGTCACCGCCCGGCGGGTTTGGTACCGGAAGCGACGCCGCGCCGACGTCGAGCGCGACCTGCGCCGACGTGAGGCCGAGTTGCGCGGATTCATCACGATGACCGGCCACGACCTGCGGTCGCCGCTGACCACCATCGCGACTCACCTTCAGGTGTTGCGCGAGGATCGCGGCCGGACGCTGGGCGCCGACGTCGAGCGGGATCTGGCCGCGATGGAACGGGCAGCCCGCCGCATCGACCGCCTGGTGGAAGAGATGCTCGGACACGCCCGCGCCGTCGGGTCCGCCCTCCGGCTCGGCCCGGTCGCGCTTGACGATCTGGTCGCCGGCGTGGTCGCCGAGCGGGTCACCGTCGACGACGGGACCCGGGTAGCGACCGGTGGCCCTCTGCCGACGGTAACCGCCGATCCGATGTTGCTTCGCCACGTGATCGACAACCTGGTCGGCAACGCGATCAAGTACACGCCGCCGGGGACCAGGGCGGACGTCCTGGTCTCGGCCCGGGAACTGGCGGGCCGCGGGATGCGGATCGAGGTGGCCGACCGAGGCATCGGAATCCCGGCGGACGAACGGTCCCGGGTGTTCGACGAATTCCACCGCTGCGCCAACAGTGGCGACTTCACCGGTACCGGGCTGGGCCTGGCGATCTGCCGTCGGATAGTGGAGCGCCACGGCGGCCGGATCGGGGTCGAGGACAACCCGGGCGGCGGCAGCCGGTTCTGGTTCACGTTGCCCTGA
- a CDS encoding sensor histidine kinase produces MTRQPRDRSPGPMPALPGQVWLRTVFDAVLIGGALALDWNSWLRYEAGTPAGWWSMYFLEFSVLAVLFMRWRRPLAVFAVEAGYAVLLAQILPGADFVGGLLIGLHTVARQHRPRISVPTAMCCVALILIGGYRSVWDQFYYANGSFPALTFASALYAIAPVTVWLLGYWSRRATLARAAAEAVKQARRGERLQLARELHDIVSHSVAVMMLQAAGARAIFAQDPDRVLDALDTIQAAGTASMAELNRMLNLMRMPDDAIPTPGGTRQGLEGLDDLVDRMRATGLAVTVESTGHPAQLDASVNLTAYRVVQEALTNSTKHAGPDATAQVTLAWASDRLTVTVADKGFGRTHDRGGPVPSTGHGLIGLQERVQAVGGDFRAEAYAHGFVVTAALPLSASEAPLPAHPAPTG; encoded by the coding sequence ATGACGCGTCAGCCCCGCGATCGCTCCCCCGGCCCGATGCCGGCTCTGCCAGGCCAGGTCTGGCTGCGGACCGTGTTCGACGCCGTGCTGATCGGCGGCGCCCTCGCACTCGACTGGAACTCCTGGCTCCGGTATGAGGCGGGCACCCCGGCCGGCTGGTGGTCGATGTACTTCCTGGAGTTCTCGGTGCTGGCGGTGCTGTTCATGCGCTGGCGCCGGCCCTTGGCGGTCTTCGCTGTCGAAGCGGGCTATGCGGTACTGCTGGCGCAGATCCTGCCCGGGGCAGACTTCGTCGGGGGTCTTCTGATCGGCTTACACACGGTCGCGCGGCAACATCGGCCACGGATCTCCGTGCCTACGGCGATGTGCTGCGTCGCGTTGATCCTCATAGGCGGCTACCGGAGCGTGTGGGACCAGTTCTACTACGCGAACGGCTCATTTCCCGCGCTCACGTTCGCTTCGGCCCTGTACGCGATCGCGCCCGTCACGGTTTGGCTGCTCGGCTACTGGTCGCGGCGGGCGACGCTGGCCCGCGCCGCGGCGGAGGCGGTGAAACAGGCGCGGCGCGGCGAGCGGTTGCAGCTCGCCCGGGAACTGCACGATATCGTGTCTCACTCGGTGGCGGTGATGATGCTCCAGGCAGCCGGAGCGCGGGCGATCTTCGCACAAGATCCGGACCGGGTGCTCGACGCCCTGGACACCATTCAAGCCGCCGGTACCGCATCGATGGCGGAGCTGAACCGGATGCTCAACCTGATGCGAATGCCCGACGACGCCATACCGACCCCCGGCGGCACCCGGCAAGGTCTGGAAGGGCTCGACGACCTGGTGGACCGGATGCGCGCCACCGGCCTCGCGGTCACCGTCGAGTCGACCGGCCACCCGGCCCAGCTGGACGCGAGTGTGAACCTCACCGCCTATCGGGTCGTCCAGGAGGCGCTGACCAACTCCACCAAGCATGCCGGACCCGACGCAACCGCCCAGGTCACGCTCGCTTGGGCCAGCGACCGTCTCACCGTCACGGTCGCCGACAAAGGTTTCGGCAGAACCCACGACCGGGGCGGCCCGGTGCCGTCGACAGGTCACGGTCTGATAGGCCTGCAAGAACGAGTCCAGGCGGTCGGCGGTGACTTCCGTGCCGAGGCGTATGCCCACGGGTTCGTGGTGACCGCCGCCCTGCCCCTGTCCGCATCCGAAGCGCCACTACCTGCGCATCCGGCGCCCACAGGGTGA